A portion of the Cryptomeria japonica chromosome 5, Sugi_1.0, whole genome shotgun sequence genome contains these proteins:
- the LOC131051208 gene encoding disease resistance RPP13-like protein 4 encodes MAGCLVSVLADHLTSVLIGKIFEEISLASRHREDLELICDELESIKCLLNDAGGVWRTNSNSVRNWLQKLEDFLYEALHLLEDSSQPQHHTTCISRYLLGRKIRVLKERIRCIHRSSKYLKYLRNMDVKPRAALLTGESIRNRRKSSGLLLEATTVGMQNDIDLISGWLLTDGPQIIAVAGMGGLGKTLLLQHVFNSQKIRESFDHLIWVAVSQSFVVHQLLLYIARQINLPEDQKQSHLNVEEVRDNIRRHLHGSRCLLVLDDVWDKHALGSIGFPLEGRSRAMLSTRDRKVLENVGAHRIHHMDYLSEENSWRLFCIHAFPEDHNQSPPEELEKVARAIERKCSRLPLAVKTVAASIASVKQLPNEWESTLNRLNKISTIKDDIRPILRLSYDALPAYLKPCFLFCSAYPEDAIMSCKYLVLAWIAQGFVNPEEREDSYELGFSYLNELVDRCMIEFVPYDGNDYIIKISKPNQMFDPGWKKCGEVPRRKVPWPT; translated from the exons ATGGCCGGGTGTCTCGTGTCAGTGCTTGCAGATCATCTCACTTCAGTTCTGATTGGAAAGATATTTGAGGAGATTTCATTAGCTAGCAGGCACAGAGAGGATTTGGAACTCATCTGTGATGAGCTCGAATCTATCAAATGCCTACTCAACGACGCCGGTGGAGTGTGGAGAACAAACTCCAATTCAGTAAGAAATTGGTTGCAGAAACTTGAAGACTTTCTCTACGAAGCTCTCCACCTGTTAGAGGATTCTTCTCAGCCTCAGCACCACACCACCTGTATCTCCAGGTACTTACTGGGTCGCAAGATTCGGGTGTTGAAGGAGAGAATCCGCTGCATCCATCGAAGCTCAAAGTATCTCAAATACCTGAGGAACATGGATGTGAAGCCCCGTGCAGCATTACTCACCGGAGAATCGATAAGAAATAGAAGAAAATCAAGTGGGCTACTTTTGGAAGCTACAACGGTGGGAATGCAAAATGATATTGATCTGATCAGCGGATGGCTGCTCACAGATGGCCCTCAGATCATTGCTGTAGCGGGCATGGGAGGGCTAGGGAAAACTCTTCTGCTTCAACACGTTTTCAATAGCCAAAAGATCAGAGAATCCTTTGATCATTTGATTTGGGTGGCAGTATCCCAAAGTTTTGTGGTGCATCAGCTGCTTCTCTACATAGCCAGACAAATAAATTTGCCGGAGGATCAAAAACAAAGTCATCTAAACGTGGAGGAGGTGAGAGATAACATCCGTAGGCACCTGCATGGAAGCCGCTGTTTACTTGTTCTGGATGATGTGTGGGACAAGCATGCTTTGGGATCCATTGGCTTTCCATTGGAGGGCAGAAGTAGAGCGATGCTTTCAACGCGCGACAGGAAAGTTTTAGAAAATGTGGGAGCTCACCGCATCCATCACATGGACTATTTGTCTGAAGAGAACAGTTGGAGATTGTTCTGCATTCATGCGTTCCCTGAAGATCACAATCAGAGTCCGCCGGAGGAGTTGGAGAAGGTGGCCCGTGCAATTGAAAGAAAATGCTCCAGATTGCCGCTGGCGGTGAAGACAGTAGCAGCATCTATAGCAAGCGTCAAGCAACTTCCTAATGAATGGGAATCCACGTTGAATAGGCTAAACAAAATTAGCACAATCAAGGACGACATTCGGCCAATCCTGAGGTTAAGTTACGACGCACTGCCTGCTTATCTAAAGCCTTGTTTTCTTTTCTGTTCTGCTTATCCAGAAGAtgctataatgagttgtaaatatctTGTACTAGCATGGATTGCCCAAGGATTTGTTAATCCTGAAGAAAGAGAAGACTCTTATGAGCTAGGATTCTCTTACCTAAATGAATTGGTTGATCGTTGTATGATTGAATTTGTTCCCTATGATGGGAACGATTACATCATTAA AATCTCAAAGCCAAACCAGATGTTTGATCCAGGCTGGAAAAAATGTGGAGAAGTTCCCCGTAGAAAAGTGCCATGGCCTACGTAG